A genomic segment from Bosea sp. OAE506 encodes:
- the holA gene encoding DNA polymerase III subunit delta — translation MASIKAHEADRALARLDPAYRLVLIYGPDAGLVSERAAALARAHVDDPQDAFQLVRMSGDEIAGDPLKLVDEANTIGMFGGRRAIRVSPTAKMLLGAVEPLLATPSQDAIVIVEAGDLQRTNPLRTACERARTALAVPCYGDAARDLGTIIDEMVRAAGKTIDRTSRDLLAGLLGGDRQTSRREIEKLLLYVGDDPAIGQAHIEAVVGDTAQREQAMLVDAVFAGKLPVLDLAQAKLASEGLDAGVMLGAVLRHALALLKARQGVDAGRSARDMVAAMRLPYPRIATTEAALSAWSTAKLMEAVTLLGNATLAARRDGDLGRAGATRALWTLARLGRVAGRGD, via the coding sequence ATGGCCTCGATCAAGGCGCATGAGGCGGACCGCGCGCTCGCCCGGCTCGACCCCGCCTATCGTCTCGTCCTGATCTATGGCCCCGATGCCGGCCTCGTCTCGGAGCGCGCCGCGGCCCTCGCCCGGGCCCATGTCGACGATCCGCAGGATGCCTTCCAGCTCGTCCGGATGAGCGGCGACGAGATCGCCGGCGACCCGCTCAAGCTCGTCGACGAAGCCAACACGATCGGAATGTTCGGCGGGCGGCGCGCGATCCGCGTCTCGCCCACCGCCAAGATGCTGCTCGGCGCCGTCGAGCCGCTCCTGGCCACCCCCTCGCAGGATGCCATCGTCATCGTTGAGGCCGGCGATCTCCAGCGCACCAATCCGCTGCGAACCGCCTGCGAGCGCGCACGGACCGCGCTCGCCGTGCCCTGCTATGGCGACGCCGCGCGCGATCTCGGCACCATCATCGACGAGATGGTCCGCGCCGCCGGAAAGACGATCGACCGCACCAGCCGTGACCTGCTCGCCGGCCTGCTCGGCGGCGACCGGCAGACCTCGCGCCGCGAAATCGAGAAGCTTCTGCTCTATGTCGGCGACGATCCCGCGATCGGGCAGGCGCATATCGAGGCCGTCGTCGGCGACACCGCCCAGCGCGAGCAGGCGATGCTGGTCGATGCCGTCTTCGCGGGGAAGCTGCCGGTCCTCGACCTCGCACAGGCAAAACTCGCCAGCGAGGGGCTGGATGCCGGCGTCATGCTTGGCGCCGTGCTGCGGCACGCTCTGGCGCTGCTGAAGGCCCGGCAGGGGGTCGATGCCGGCCGCAGCGCCCGCGACATGGTCGCGGCCATGCGCCTGCCCTACCCGCGTATCGCCACCACGGAGGCGGCGCTGTCGGCCTGGAGCACGGCGAAGCTGATGGAGGCGGTCACCTTGCTGGGCAATGCCACGCTGGCCGCCCGCCGCGACGGCGATCTCGGCCGGGCGGGTGCGACGCGGGCGCTGTGGACGCTGGCGCGCCTCGGCCGTGTGGCCGGGCGCGGGGACTAG
- a CDS encoding L,D-transpeptidase family protein: MRNRDRAGFRRLPQSLRLLSTLRVFASVRDRRKGFLVAGGAVFPCALGRSGIGTLKREGDGRTPRAELPLRNVLYRADRIGRPLSLLPLRIIGPRDAWCDDAADRRYNRLIDRPPGEAEERLTRDDHLYDVIVELGWNDAPVLRGRGSAIFWHLARPGFTPTAGCVAVERHVFAKVLPRLARRCVMRVR; this comes from the coding sequence GTGAGAAACCGTGATCGGGCCGGCTTCCGCCGCCTCCCGCAGAGCCTCCGCCTCCTCTCCACCTTGCGCGTCTTCGCCTCGGTTCGCGACCGCAGGAAGGGCTTTCTGGTCGCCGGTGGAGCAGTCTTTCCCTGCGCTCTCGGCCGCTCGGGCATCGGCACGCTGAAGCGCGAAGGCGACGGCCGCACCCCGCGTGCCGAGCTGCCGCTGCGAAACGTGCTCTACCGCGCCGACCGCATCGGCCGCCCGCTCAGCCTACTGCCGCTGCGCATCATCGGCCCGCGCGATGCCTGGTGCGACGATGCCGCGGATCGCCGCTACAACCGCCTGATCGACCGCCCGCCCGGCGAGGCGGAGGAGCGGCTGACCCGCGACGACCATCTCTACGACGTCATCGTCGAACTCGGCTGGAACGACGCCCCGGTCTTGCGCGGCCGCGGCAGCGCGATCTTCTGGCACCTCGCCCGGCCCGGCTTCACGCCGACGGCGGGCTGCGTCGCGGTCGAACGTCACGTCTTCGCGAAGGTCCTGCCCCGGCTGGCACGACGCTGCGTGATGCGGGTCAGATAG
- a CDS encoding outer-membrane lipoprotein carrier protein LolA, which yields MAPNSTRRTRAALTSRVTVLAWFGCIALSGPLSAQPLQILPPKPAAAKPAGPRPLPLPPMRPPGLGMPRIAEAATVQAAAVGAVAPAAAEAARTTQAPPVTRARSGAPATREEAIERLNAYLNSFTTLQGNFIQHAADGRRLEGRIYIQRPGKMRFEYEPPATIEVIADGTSVAVRDKRLATQDVYSLGQTPLKFLVRERMDLAREGTITGAAVDGDVLTLRLEDRTTLGGTSKIALKFDLAANVLRQWVVIDPQGYETSVSLYNLDTQRKPDAKNFVIDYQRKL from the coding sequence ATGGCACCGAATTCGACGCGACGGACCAGGGCTGCGCTCACGAGCCGCGTCACGGTGCTGGCATGGTTCGGCTGCATTGCTTTGTCCGGCCCGCTCTCCGCCCAGCCGCTTCAGATCCTGCCGCCCAAGCCAGCTGCCGCGAAGCCTGCCGGCCCCCGCCCCCTGCCGCTGCCGCCGATGCGGCCACCGGGGCTCGGCATGCCGCGCATCGCCGAAGCCGCGACCGTTCAGGCAGCCGCCGTCGGCGCTGTCGCGCCCGCGGCTGCCGAGGCCGCACGCACCACACAGGCGCCCCCCGTGACGCGGGCGCGCAGTGGCGCTCCCGCCACGCGCGAGGAGGCCATCGAGCGGCTGAACGCCTATCTCAACAGCTTCACCACCCTGCAGGGCAACTTCATCCAGCACGCCGCCGACGGCCGTCGCCTGGAAGGTCGGATCTATATCCAGCGGCCCGGCAAGATGCGTTTCGAATACGAGCCGCCCGCGACGATCGAGGTGATCGCCGATGGCACCTCCGTCGCCGTGCGCGACAAGCGGCTGGCAACGCAGGACGTCTATTCGCTGGGCCAGACGCCGCTGAAATTCCTCGTTCGCGAGCGCATGGACCTGGCACGCGAGGGCACGATCACGGGCGCCGCCGTCGATGGCGACGTGCTGACGCTGCGCCTGGAGGACCGCACCACACTGGGCGGCACCTCCAAGATCGCGCTCAAATTCGACCTCGCGGCCAATGTGCTGCGGCAATGGGTGGTGATCGACCCGCAGGGCTATGAGACCAGTGTCTCGCTCTACAACCTCGACACCCAGCGCAAGCCCGACGCGAAGAACTTCGTCATCGACTACCAGCGCAAGCTCTGA
- the leuS gene encoding leucine--tRNA ligase, with protein MAVERYNPKESEPKWRAVWQERKLFETRNDDPRPSYYVLEMFPYPSGRIHMGHVRNYAMGDVVARYKRAKGFAVLHPMGWDAFGLPAENAAKQKNVHPREWTYANIAAMRTQLQSMGLSLDWSRELATCDPSYYRHQQKMFLDFLKAGLVDRKTAKVNWDPVDETVLANEQVIDGKGWRSGAPVEIRELTQWFFKITTFGQELHDALEGLTRWPDKVRLMQKNWIGRSEGLLVRFALESNTFGAEEVEVYTTRPDTLFGAKFLGIAPDHPLAKAAAAENPALQAFIEECKRTGTAQENIDKAEKLGFDTGLRVAHPFDPSWTLPVYVANFILMEYGTGAIFGCPAHDQRDLDFVNKYGLGNTPVVAPEGVDPASFVITDTAYVDDGRMINSRFLDGLTIAQAKEEVARRLESESRGHRPVAARKVNFRLRDWGISRQRYWGCPIPVIHCSACGTVPVPDADLPVKLPDDVSFDRPGNPLDHHPSWKHVACPQCGAAARRETDTMDTFVDSSWYFARFTDPWRTESPTDRAVVDRFLPVDQYIGGVEHAILHLLYSRFFTRAMKATGHAGLDEPFDGMFTQGMVVHETYRDAAGNWVEPGDVRIETEGSERRGFHVESGVPIEIGAIEKMSKSKKNVVDPDDIIASYGADTARWFMLSDSPPDRDVIWTDEGVQGAARFVQRLWRLLNEIAERTGNAATAPDATGEAAQTLRKATHRALDAVGNDIERLAFNRCIAHVYTLTNAIGKALDAAAESATLPPDQAFALHEAGVVITQLVAPMMPHLAEECWRVLGQTGLAGEAAWPVAEAALLKDDSIVLPVQVNGKKRAEVTVPADADIIAVEALVRASDVVAKALDGRAIRKIIVVPGRIVNVVL; from the coding sequence ATGGCCGTTGAACGCTACAATCCCAAGGAATCCGAGCCGAAATGGCGCGCCGTCTGGCAGGAGCGCAAGCTCTTCGAGACGCGCAACGACGACCCGCGGCCGAGCTACTACGTGCTCGAGATGTTTCCCTACCCGTCGGGCCGCATCCATATGGGCCATGTCCGCAACTACGCGATGGGCGACGTGGTCGCGCGCTACAAGCGCGCCAAGGGCTTTGCCGTACTGCACCCGATGGGGTGGGACGCCTTCGGCCTGCCGGCGGAAAACGCCGCCAAGCAGAAGAACGTGCACCCGCGCGAATGGACCTACGCCAACATCGCCGCGATGCGCACGCAGCTCCAGTCCATGGGCCTCTCGCTCGACTGGAGCCGCGAGCTCGCGACCTGCGACCCGTCCTATTACCGCCACCAGCAGAAGATGTTCCTGGACTTCCTCAAGGCCGGGCTCGTCGACCGCAAGACGGCCAAGGTCAACTGGGACCCGGTCGACGAGACCGTGCTCGCCAATGAGCAGGTCATCGACGGCAAGGGCTGGCGCTCGGGCGCGCCGGTCGAGATCCGCGAGCTGACGCAGTGGTTCTTCAAAATCACGACCTTCGGTCAGGAGCTGCATGACGCGCTGGAGGGTCTGACCCGCTGGCCCGACAAGGTGCGGCTGATGCAGAAGAACTGGATCGGCCGCTCGGAAGGGCTGCTGGTTCGTTTCGCGCTCGAATCGAATACCTTCGGCGCCGAGGAGGTCGAGGTCTACACGACGCGGCCGGATACGCTGTTCGGCGCGAAGTTCCTCGGCATCGCCCCCGATCACCCCCTCGCCAAGGCCGCCGCTGCGGAAAATCCGGCGCTGCAGGCCTTCATCGAGGAGTGCAAGCGCACCGGCACGGCCCAGGAGAACATCGACAAGGCCGAGAAGCTCGGCTTCGACACGGGCCTGCGCGTCGCGCATCCCTTCGATCCGTCCTGGACGCTGCCGGTCTATGTCGCGAACTTCATCCTGATGGAGTACGGCACGGGCGCCATCTTCGGCTGCCCGGCGCATGACCAGCGCGACCTCGACTTCGTCAACAAATACGGCCTCGGCAACACGCCGGTGGTCGCGCCCGAGGGCGTCGATCCGGCGAGCTTCGTCATCACCGACACGGCTTATGTCGATGACGGACGGATGATCAATTCGCGCTTCCTCGACGGCCTGACGATTGCACAGGCCAAGGAGGAGGTCGCTCGACGTCTCGAAAGCGAGAGCCGCGGCCATCGCCCGGTCGCCGCCCGCAAGGTCAATTTCCGCCTGCGCGACTGGGGCATCTCGCGCCAGCGCTACTGGGGCTGCCCGATCCCGGTCATTCATTGTTCCGCGTGCGGAACGGTGCCGGTTCCCGATGCCGACCTGCCGGTGAAGCTGCCCGACGACGTCTCCTTCGACCGGCCGGGCAACCCGCTCGACCATCACCCGAGCTGGAAGCATGTCGCCTGCCCGCAATGCGGCGCGGCCGCCCGGCGTGAAACCGACACGATGGACACCTTCGTCGATTCGTCCTGGTATTTCGCCCGCTTCACCGATCCCTGGCGGACCGAGAGCCCGACCGACCGCGCCGTCGTCGACCGCTTCCTGCCGGTCGACCAGTATATCGGCGGCGTCGAGCACGCGATCCTGCACCTCCTCTATTCGCGCTTCTTCACCCGGGCGATGAAGGCGACGGGCCATGCCGGGCTGGACGAGCCCTTCGACGGCATGTTCACCCAGGGCATGGTCGTCCACGAGACCTATCGCGACGCGGCCGGCAACTGGGTCGAGCCCGGCGATGTCCGCATCGAGACCGAGGGCAGCGAGCGCCGCGGCTTCCATGTCGAATCCGGCGTGCCGATCGAGATCGGCGCGATCGAGAAGATGTCGAAGTCGAAGAAGAACGTCGTCGATCCCGACGACATCATCGCCTCCTACGGCGCCGATACAGCCCGCTGGTTCATGCTGTCGGATTCGCCGCCGGACCGCGACGTGATCTGGACCGACGAGGGCGTACAGGGTGCGGCGCGCTTCGTGCAGCGCCTCTGGCGTCTGCTGAACGAGATCGCCGAGCGCACCGGCAACGCCGCCACTGCGCCTGACGCGACCGGAGAGGCGGCCCAGACACTGCGCAAGGCCACCCACAGGGCGCTGGACGCCGTCGGCAACGATATCGAGCGGCTCGCCTTCAACCGCTGCATCGCGCATGTCTACACGCTGACCAACGCGATCGGGAAAGCGCTCGATGCGGCCGCCGAGAGCGCCACCCTGCCGCCGGATCAGGCCTTCGCGCTGCACGAGGCCGGCGTCGTAATCACCCAGCTCGTCGCGCCGATGATGCCGCATCTGGCGGAGGAATGCTGGCGGGTACTCGGCCAGACCGGCCTGGCCGGCGAGGCCGCCTGGCCGGTCGCGGAGGCCGCGCTGCTGAAGGACGACAGCATCGTTCTGCCCGTGCAGGTCAACGGCAAGAAACGCGCCGAGGTGACCGTACCGGCCGATGCGGATATCATCGCCGTCGAGGCGCTGGTGCGCGCATCCGATGTCGTCGCGAAGGCGCTTGACGGCCGCGCGATCCGCAAGATCATCGTGGTTCCCGGGAGAATCGTGAATGTCGTCCTCTGA
- a CDS encoding response regulator transcription factor: MPAVHHILLVDDDQTLRDALAEQLALYDEFKLSTAGTATAAVKAVQAERIDLAIMDVGLPDMDGREAVKLMRKNGFKSPVIMLTGQGSDADTVLGLEAGANDYVVKPFKFAVLLARIRAHLRQYEASEDAVFQVGPYTFHPGSKLLVSEKGSKTKLTEKETAILRFLYRAGRKPIAREVLLQEVWGYNSQVTTHTLETHIYRLRQKIEPDPGNARLLVTDAGGYRLNP; the protein is encoded by the coding sequence ATGCCCGCCGTGCATCATATCCTTCTGGTCGACGACGACCAGACCTTGCGAGACGCGCTTGCGGAGCAGCTCGCGCTCTATGACGAGTTCAAGCTCTCGACCGCCGGTACCGCTACGGCGGCCGTCAAGGCGGTGCAGGCTGAGCGAATCGACCTCGCCATCATGGATGTCGGCCTGCCCGACATGGATGGCCGCGAGGCGGTGAAGCTGATGCGCAAGAACGGCTTCAAGAGCCCGGTGATCATGCTGACCGGCCAGGGCTCCGACGCCGACACGGTGCTGGGGCTGGAAGCCGGCGCCAACGACTATGTCGTCAAGCCGTTCAAGTTCGCTGTGCTGCTGGCGCGCATCCGCGCCCATCTGCGCCAATACGAGGCGAGCGAGGACGCGGTCTTCCAGGTCGGCCCCTACACCTTCCATCCCGGCTCCAAGCTTCTCGTCAGCGAGAAGGGCTCGAAGACGAAGCTGACCGAGAAGGAGACCGCGATCCTGCGCTTCCTCTACCGGGCGGGGCGCAAGCCGATCGCCCGCGAGGTGCTGCTGCAGGAGGTCTGGGGCTACAACAGCCAAGTCACCACCCACACGCTCGAGACGCATATCTACCGGCTGCGGCAGAAGATCGAGCCCGATCCGGGCAATGCTCGCCTGCTGGTGACGGATGCCGGCGGCTACCGGCTCAACCCCTAA
- a CDS encoding YggS family pyridoxal phosphate-dependent enzyme codes for MSDTVKRWRETRAAIAQAARDVERDPDSVALIAVSKTMPADVILPVLEAGQRVFGENYVQEAKAKWPALKERFPDTQVHMIGPLQSNKAREAVELFDAIHSLDRESLAKELAREIARSGRAPTIYVQVNTGDEPQKGGVSPAEIDGLLESCRVHHGLLIEGLMCIPPAEDPPSPHFALLAKIAARHGLRGLSMGMSADYEAAIQLGATHVRVGSAIFGARG; via the coding sequence ATGAGCGATACGGTGAAGCGATGGAGGGAAACCCGGGCGGCGATCGCGCAGGCTGCGCGCGATGTCGAGCGCGATCCCGATTCGGTGGCGCTGATTGCGGTGTCCAAGACGATGCCGGCGGACGTGATCCTGCCGGTGCTGGAAGCCGGACAGCGCGTCTTCGGTGAGAACTATGTCCAGGAGGCGAAGGCGAAATGGCCGGCGCTGAAGGAACGCTTTCCCGATACGCAGGTCCATATGATCGGGCCGCTGCAGTCCAACAAGGCGAGGGAGGCGGTCGAGCTTTTCGACGCGATCCACTCGCTCGACCGCGAAAGCCTTGCCAAGGAGCTCGCCCGCGAGATCGCGCGCAGCGGGCGGGCGCCGACGATCTATGTGCAGGTCAACACCGGTGACGAGCCGCAGAAGGGTGGGGTCAGCCCGGCCGAGATCGATGGCTTGCTCGAGAGCTGCCGCGTGCATCACGGCCTGTTGATCGAAGGGCTGATGTGCATTCCGCCTGCCGAGGATCCGCCATCGCCGCATTTCGCGCTGCTGGCGAAGATTGCAGCCCGCCACGGCCTGCGCGGCCTGTCGATGGGGATGAGCGCTGATTACGAGGCGGCGATCCAGCTCGGTGCGACGCATGTCCGGGTCGGCAGCGCCATCTTCGGCGCGCGTGGGTAG
- the xth gene encoding exodeoxyribonuclease III produces the protein MQLTVTSWNINSVRLRIGMVTDFLARHAPDILCLQETKTPDEQFPAKAFEKAGYIHQAFIGQKGYNGVAIVSKLPFSERDAMAMCGRNDARHMTAVLDAGAGAAAGIAIHNFYIPAGGDIPDPEKNEKFAHKLAFLDEIGAWNVAKRPTDRPAILVGDLNIAPYEHDVWSHKQLLDVVSHTPIETTTLEKLRSEGGWTDAARTLRPEPEKLYSWWSYRAADWEASNRGRRLDHIWLSDALTPALRDVTFLREARGWERPSDHVPVTVTLEL, from the coding sequence GTGCAACTCACCGTCACCAGCTGGAACATCAACTCGGTCAGGCTGCGCATCGGCATGGTCACCGACTTCCTCGCGCGTCATGCGCCGGACATCCTGTGCCTGCAGGAAACCAAGACCCCGGACGAGCAGTTCCCGGCCAAGGCGTTCGAGAAGGCGGGCTATATCCACCAGGCCTTCATTGGCCAGAAGGGCTATAACGGCGTCGCGATCGTCTCCAAGCTGCCTTTCAGCGAGCGTGACGCGATGGCGATGTGCGGCCGCAACGACGCCCGCCACATGACGGCCGTGCTCGATGCCGGCGCGGGCGCAGCGGCGGGCATCGCGATCCATAATTTCTACATCCCTGCCGGCGGCGACATTCCCGACCCCGAGAAGAACGAGAAATTCGCCCACAAGCTTGCCTTCCTCGACGAGATCGGCGCCTGGAATGTGGCCAAGCGCCCGACCGATCGTCCGGCGATCCTCGTCGGCGACCTCAACATCGCGCCCTATGAGCATGATGTCTGGAGCCACAAGCAGCTCCTCGACGTGGTCAGCCACACGCCGATCGAGACCACGACGCTGGAGAAGCTGCGCTCCGAGGGCGGCTGGACCGACGCGGCCCGCACGCTGCGCCCGGAGCCCGAGAAGCTCTACAGCTGGTGGAGCTACCGCGCCGCCGACTGGGAGGCCTCCAACCGCGGCCGCAGGCTCGACCATATCTGGCTCTCGGATGCGCTGACGCCGGCCTTGCGCGACGTGACCTTCCTGCGCGAGGCACGCGGCTGGGAGCGCCCCTCCGACCATGTCCCGGTCACGGTGACGCTGGAGCTCTGA
- the lptE gene encoding LPS assembly lipoprotein LptE, whose translation MSSSETSRPGALRGSRLMLAAALIAAAAAGGCFQPLYAENTRSITGGSVKDTFKEIQVPEIKGLIGHYLRNELVFELDGGNEPDRAKRLTFQTQISEAIEVVTVDYANGRADSAILVATATWSLTDTASGKVVSSGSNVVRAPYERSTQRFATVRAARDAQIRAAKNLATLIRGQIAADLVAG comes from the coding sequence ATGTCGTCCTCTGAGACTAGTCGCCCCGGAGCCCTGCGGGGCTCCCGCCTGATGCTCGCCGCGGCCCTGATCGCGGCCGCGGCGGCAGGCGGATGTTTCCAGCCCCTCTATGCCGAAAACACGCGCTCCATCACCGGCGGCAGCGTCAAGGACACCTTCAAGGAGATCCAGGTCCCCGAGATCAAGGGGCTGATCGGCCATTACCTGCGCAACGAGCTGGTCTTCGAGCTCGATGGCGGCAACGAGCCGGACCGCGCCAAACGGCTGACCTTCCAGACGCAGATCTCTGAGGCGATCGAGGTCGTGACCGTCGACTACGCCAACGGCCGGGCTGATTCGGCGATTCTGGTCGCGACGGCGACATGGTCCCTGACCGACACGGCGTCCGGCAAGGTCGTCTCCAGCGGGAGCAATGTCGTCCGGGCTCCCTATGAGCGCTCGACGCAGCGTTTCGCCACGGTGCGGGCGGCCCGCGACGCCCAGATCCGTGCGGCGAAGAACCTCGCCACGCTGATTCGCGGACAGATCGCCGCCGACCTCGTCGCCGGCTGA
- a CDS encoding cyclic nucleotide-binding domain-containing protein, whose protein sequence is MALDDDIALLARQPLLSLMERDALRLVAFAAESRILRAGDVLFRVGEPSDGAVLVISGAVALDSREDGQPAQEIVGPGALIGETALFAAVARPVTAIAREPTQVMRLSRSVMRRVLAESPASAEAIAAAVAERLQGFVGQLTAVQEALTALERG, encoded by the coding sequence ATGGCCCTCGACGACGACATCGCCCTGCTGGCCCGGCAGCCGCTGCTGAGCCTGATGGAGCGTGATGCGCTGCGTCTGGTCGCCTTCGCGGCCGAGAGCCGCATCCTGCGCGCCGGGGACGTGCTGTTCCGCGTCGGCGAGCCTTCGGATGGGGCGGTGCTGGTGATCTCGGGTGCGGTGGCGCTCGACAGCCGCGAGGACGGCCAGCCGGCGCAGGAGATCGTCGGGCCTGGCGCCTTGATCGGCGAGACGGCGCTGTTTGCCGCCGTGGCGCGGCCGGTGACAGCGATCGCGCGCGAGCCGACGCAGGTCATGCGGCTGTCGCGCAGCGTGATGCGCCGGGTCCTGGCCGAATCGCCTGCCTCGGCGGAAGCGATCGCCGCGGCGGTGGCGGAGCGGCTGCAGGGCTTCGTCGGCCAGCTCACCGCCGTTCAGGAAGCCCTCACCGCCCTCGAGCGGGGCTGA